The genomic window TTCATGCAGATTACGGTACCAGAAGCGAGTAAAAAGCTTATTCAATCTGTCGGACGATTACTGCGTAAAGAACGAGATTCTGGTAAAGTCACCATCCTTGATCGGCGCATCGTCACGAAGCGATACGGTAAATCTTTACTCGACTCGTTACCGCCGTTTAAAAGAACGATAAAATACTAATTTAGCCATCGTATCGGTGGCTTTGGGTCTCACATCGCTTGACCCTTGCATTCACAACTGTGCATGACTAACCCAAAGGTTACTCATGCCGCTGCCCTATCAGCACATAATGAGAACAATAGCTATTTATGGACATGATTGAACCAACCATGTTGGTTGTACTTGCTTTGGTTGCTTTTGCAGCCGGCTTTATTGATGCCGTGGCTGGTGGAGGCGGAATGCTAACCGTCCCTGCTTTACTATCACTTGGCCTACCGCCGCATATTGCACTGGGGACCAATAAGCTCGCAGCAACGTTTGCTTCATCAACGGCAGCCTTGACCTATTACCGTAAAAAGCTATTTAAGCCTCAATGCTGGATCAACGCGTTCATCGCCACACTCATCGGTGCAACCATTGGTACATTAACCGTCGACGCCATCAGCACCGAATGGCTAGAGAAAGCACTACCACTCGTAATTTTAGCGGCTGCCGTCTACACCATTTTTCACAAGACGCCAGATGCAAACAACAATGCGTCACCGAAACCGTGTCCGATACTTAAGAGAAAGCAAAAGTTTCAAGGGTTGATATTGGGGTTTTATGATGGTGTTGCAGGCCCTGGAACCGGGGCTTTTTGGACGGTAAGTTCGATGGCTCTGTATCGCCTAAATATCTTACTGGCTTCTGGCCTATCAAAAGCGATGAACTTTACCAGTAACCTCACCTCTTTAATCACTTTCGCGATCCTCGGACATATCGATTGGGTACTTGGTTTAACCATGGGTGTATGCTTAATGGCAGGCGCATTCGTAGGGGCACACTCTGCTATTCGTTTTGGTGCCACTTTTATAAGGCCGGTATTTGTCACCGTTGTGAGTATTCTCGCGCTCAAGCTGGCATACGAAGCGTGGTTTGTGAACTTATAGCCACCAACATTTGGGCGAAGAGATGAATCATTTTTCAAAATTAAAAAGCGTCATTGATACCTTGGTTGGCCATTGTTCTCAAGTCGACATAGGGCGAGGAGCATATCACCAAGCCTTGTTCGACCGCACTTTATTTAAGTCGAGAGCGTTTACTTTGCTGCCCTATGCACTCGAAGCGCAAGCGACTTATCACACCATATTGCGTGAACAAACCACCAATCAGCTCACCGCATCAAGAGCAAACTATCTGACGGAAAAGTTAACCAATCAGATAGGTGCCATTCAAAGAGAGCTTGCCAATCATGATTTACGTCTAGATCGAAAAAGTAAGTCCGGGAAAAACCTAAATGACTTATATAATGAACTCGCACAGCACCAAGATTGGCAAAAGCGGTTGGTCGATTTGGTACGAATACGAAAGTTAGCGTTTGATTCTGCGCCTCGTCACAGTAAGAAAAAAGCGGAAGAGGCTTGGCAGTTAGCCAAAGAACGACTAGAACGCTGTGAAGACTCAATGAAAAATATTGAGAGACTGATTAACTTAGAGAACCCTAAGCGAAATGAACACTGATCACACTCCATCACCACTGAATAATGCACCAGAAGAGGTGAAATTAGCGGTCGACCTGATCTATCTGCTCGAAAGCAACGACATTGACCCAAAGGTCGCGTTGGCGGCCATTAAGATCGTCCAACAAGATTTACAATCCAAACTAGCATCTAGCATCTAGCATCTAGCATCTAGCATCTAGCATAAAAATATACAGGATTCACATGTACCAACTTAGCTTTTCTATGCCCGAGTTTCTTGACAACTACTGGCATAAAAAACCCACCATCTTAAAAGGTGGCTTCCAAAACTTCGTCGACCCAATGTCGCCAGAAGAACTGGCAGGTTTATCGATGGAAGAAGAAGTGGATTCTCGCTTTGTCTCTAACCTCAACAACCAATGGACGGCAGAACATGGTCCATTTTCCGAAGAGAAATTTGCCAATCTCACTGAAACTCATTGGCAATTGATCGTTCAAGCGGCGAACCACTGGCACCAAGGTGCAAATCAGTTAACAGAAGCGTTTCAAGTGTTACCAAACTGGTTATTCGACGATCTCATGATTTGCTATTCGGCACCAGAGGGCGGTGTGGGTCCGCACATTGATCAATATGATGTATTCATCATCCAAGGCCAAGGTAAGCGTCAGTGGAAAGTGGGGGCGAAAGATGTCGGTCAATATAAAGAGACAATACAAGCGTCTGCACTTCGTCAAATAGAAGGTTTTGAGCCGATCATTGATGAAACTTTAGAGCCGGGCGATATCCTTTATATCCCACCAGGCTTCCCGCATGAAGGTAACACGCTAGAGCCGTCAATGAGCTACTCAATTGGCTACCGTTCTCCTAAAGAACAAGAGCTGATCAGCAACTTTGCCGATTTTGTGCTTGCTCATGATATGGGTGACGTACACCTGCACGATCCAGAATTCAAAATGCAAGAAGGCTACGGAAAAATTCGTTCATCGGATTTAAGCAACCTAACAGGCATGTTGAAATCGGCATTAGAACAACCAGAAACCATCCGTGAATTCATGGGGTGTTTGCTGAGCCAATCCCGCCACCAGCTTGATATTGTTGCGCCTGAGCCATTATGGACTGAAGAAGAAATCATCCAGCACTTGGAGTCAGAAGGTGAAATTCACCGAGTATCAGGTTTAAAAGCACTCTACCATGAAGGCGACAGCAACACGGCTTTCATCAATGGTGAAGTCGTGAACGTTGAAAAAGCGGACGCATCGCTACTCAACGTACTTTGCGATGATACTGTCCTGAATTCAGCAACGCTCCTGACGTCTTCCGGCGTAACAATAGTGACGGATTTGGTCAACAAAGGTTACTGGTTTATCGAAGACTAACTGTGTTGACTGGTTGCGACAAGCCTTAGAGCCTAGAACGTTAACACGATAAAAAGGGATAAATGAAGATCTTCGTTTGTCCCTTTTTCTGTTCAGAGGTGACTCAACCTTAAATACCCAAACCTTGAACTAGCCACCATTTTCAGATTAGTTTTTATAATCCAAGTTATAGATTTTTATCTTGCTCAACTTCACACTTTTTGATTGCTAAGCTCGCAATCAAGCTCTAATATCTCGCGCCTAGATTCCCTGAACACTTTATTTATTTAGCTCTCCCTAATGGAGTGCTAAGGCTTTTTACGTCCTATTTTTGGAGAGATACGCAAATGTCCGCCTCGTTTCCATTAGCGAAACTGACCTTTTTAATCGCTATTCTGACAGCCGTAGGTCAAATGACTCAAACAATGTATGTGCCTTCTATCGGTCACATGGCGGGTGAGTTCTTCGTTTCGGCGTCTTCACTTCAAGCTGTGATGGCATGCTACTTAATCCCTTATGGTCTGTCGCAATTTGTCTATGGACCGCTTTCTGATCGCCTAGGCCGTAAACCTATCATCATTGCTGGTTTGATCATCTATATCATCGGTACTTTGGTCGCATTGTTCGCTAATGATTATGAATGGTTCTTAATGGGTAGCTTTATCCAAGGTTTGGGCATCGGTTGTGGCGGTGCAATGTCTCGTACGCTGACTCGTGACTGTTTTGAAGGCGTAGAATTGCACCGTGCCAACAGCTTAATCAGTATGTGTGTGATTTTCTCGCCGTTGATGGCTCCGGTTCTGGGGGGATACTTAACCGAAGCTTTTGGTTGGCGATCTAGCTACTTATTCCTTGCGCTCTTTGGTATCGCGGTTGTGATCACCATGATGACAAGCATGATGGAAACACTGCCGAAAGAACGACGTAAGCATGAATCGGTCGCTAACAGCTACAAATTCGTTCTGTCTGACAAACGTTTCCAAGGTTTCTTACTGGTATTAGTCGCCACATTCGCTGGTGTGGCCGTCTTTGAAGCTGCGGCAGGCGTGTTACTGGGTGGTGTACTTGGCTTACCGGCGACCACAGTAAGCTTGTTGTTTGTCTTGCCGATACCGGGTTATTTGGTCGGCGCAGGCTTATCGAGTTACATCGCACAACGTGGCTCTGAGCGCCGTGTACTGAATGTTGGTCTAGTGGCGATCCTAGTAGGCTCAACAGTGGTGTTGATACCGGGTCTATTTGGTCAAACAACAGCATTCACTTTGATTGGCGGTGCCACCATTTACTTCTTGGGCGCTGGCATCTTATTCCCTGCGGCAACAACAGGAGCACTCTCACCGTTCCCATACCATGCCGGTACGGGGGGCGCAATCTTAGGGGGTATGCAGAACCTAGGGGCAGGTATCGCAACGCTATTGGCCTCGTTCTTCCCCGTTCAAGACCAACTGCCACTGGGTTGTTTGATGATTGTGATGTCTTTTATCGTTCTGCTTGGTTTGCGTTGGGTCAATCGTAAACATGACCACTCAAACGAAATGCCATTGGCTATCTAAAGTAAAACTCAAATCCTGCCTAAACAAAAAGAGGGACATGCTGAAAAGTGTGTCCCTCTTTTATTGTACGTTTTCTCTAGACTGACGTCTCACATCAATTTCATTAAACATTACTTTGATTTTTTGAAAACAATAACAGACACTTATGCTAAAAGTGCATGTCCGACATCTAACTATCAATACTGTCATTGGAACAACTCCAGCGTATCTAGGCTCTAATAAAAAAAGATACTGTAATCAAGGAATACCAACCATGAACCACTACGCTCAATCGCAACGCGTCGCTCAGCAAACCCAAGCTCCCGTTGCTAAGAAAGTCCCTCACGCAATGACGATTCATGGTGACACCCGAATCGATGATTACTACTGGATGCGCGATGACCAACGCCAAGATCCAGCGATCTTACAACACCTTGAACAAGAAAATCAGTACGCAGAAACCGTGCTAAAGCACACAGAAGCGTTGCAAGAACAGTTATTCGAAGAGATCAAAGGGCGAATCGCGAAAGATGACAATTCAGTACCCGTTCGTAAAGGTAACTACTACCATTCGAATAACGTCACAGGTGACAACGAATATCCCATTCACTTACGTGCAAAAGACTTTACAGGCACAGACAAGCAGATCATCTTGGATGTTAACGCGCTAGCAAAAGAACATGAATTTTTCAGTATTAGTGGCTTAGCGATCAGTCCAAACGAAAACTTGTTGGCTTATGGCGAAGATACGCTGAGCCGCCGTGTATACACCATCAAGATCAAAGACCTCACGACGGGGGAATACCTAAAAGATGAAATTGAAGGCGCTTCGAGTGCCATCGCGTGGCAAAACGACAATCAAGCCTTCTACTACATCAAAAAAGATCGACAAACATTACTGGGTTATCAAGTTTACCGCCACATTTTAGGCACAGATCAGGCAAGCGATGAATTAATTTACGAAGAAACCGACAGCGCTTACTACACCTCTTTGAGTAAGAGCAAAGATGGTGAGCTGGTCTACATTTGGCACTCGAGCACAGAAACCAGCGGTGTTTCAATCATCGACGCCAATAACCCAAAGGCGACTGCTGAGGCTTTCTACCCAAAAGAGACTGGCATAGAGTACGGCATCGCTAAGCTAGGTGATTGGTATTACATCTACACCAACTACCAAGCGGTCAACTTCCGTTTAATGAAAGTCACCACCGAAGAGATGCACGATCGCTCAAAATGGGTCGATGTCATCCCTGCGGACGATAATACTCAGCTTGTTGATTTCGAATTGTTTGCTGATCACCTTGTTTACGAGCAACGCGCGGATGGTTTGTCTACAGTGAAAGTTCGCCAACTCTCAACAGGCCACGAGTTCCCACTTGAATTTAACGACAGCGCTTTTGCCGCTTACCTAACGGGTAACTATGAATTAGATAACTCAAAAGTTCGTATCTATTACAGCAGCTTAACCACGCCAGGTACTTACTATGATTTTGACCTAAGTACCGGTAAATCTGAACTCATGAAGCAAACACCCGTATTAGGTGATTTCAAAGCGGATAACTACCAATCAGAGCGAATCATGGTTACGGCTCGCGATGGTCAGCAAGTTCCTGTGTCTTTAGTTTATCGCAAAAGTTTATTCAAGAAAGACGGCACTAACCCAATCTACCAATACGGCTACGGCTCTTACGGTTCCACCATTGAACCGACGTTTAGCTCAACTCGCCTTAGCCTACTGGATAGAGGTTTCGTTTATGCAATCGCACATATCCGCGGTTCAGAAATGCTTGGTCGCCCTTGGTATGAGGATGGTAAGAAACTGACTAAACAAAACACATTTAATGACTTTGTCGACGTCACTAAAGGTCTGGTTGAAGAAGGTTACGGCGCAAAAGATAAAGTGTTCGCCGTGGGTGGCTCTGCTGGCGGTCTATTGATGGGTGCAATCATCAACCAAGCACCAGAACAGTACCGTGGTATTGGTGCACATGTTCCGTTTGTCGACGTGGTAACCACCATGCTTGATGAATCGATTCCTCTCACTACCAACGAGTATGACGAATGGGGCAACCCAAACGATAAAGCCTACTACGATTACATGCTGGGCTACTCACCATACGACAACATTAAGTTACAAAACTACCCGAACATGTTGGTAACAACAGGTCTCCATGACTCACAAGTACAATACTTTGAGCCAATGAAATGGGTGGCGAAGTTGCGTGAGATGAAAACAGACAACAACGTGTTGCTGTTCAAAACCGATATGGAAGCCGGTCACGGTGGCGCTTCTGGCCGATTCAAGCGATTGAAAGAAGATGCACTTGAATACGCGTTCTTTTTAGATTTACTAAAGACTCAATAGATTCTGCGTAACTGTAACATTTAATGCCGCCATTTTGTCTCGACAAAGTGGCGACAGATATTATTAAGCATGGTTAAATACGATGAACCATGAAATCCACCCAATCAAAAACCTTTAAAGACAAGCAGTGACAAAGGTTTACGAGAGGTATAAAAACAAATGAAAGTAATTAGCTTCAACATCAACGGCCTTAGAGCTCGCCTTCATCAGCTGCAAGCGGTTATCGACAAACACCAACCCGACGTAATTGGTCTGCAAGAGATAAAAGTGCACGATGAAGCCTTCCCCATTGCTGATGTTGAAGCAATGGGCTACAAGGTTTACTTCCACGGCCAAAAAGCTCACTACGGTGTGGCAATGTTGTGTAAGCAAGCGCCGATCTCTGTGCAGAAGGGTTTCCCAACAGATAAT from Vibrio artabrorum includes these protein-coding regions:
- a CDS encoding sulfite exporter TauE/SafE family protein; translated protein: MDMIEPTMLVVLALVAFAAGFIDAVAGGGGMLTVPALLSLGLPPHIALGTNKLAATFASSTAALTYYRKKLFKPQCWINAFIATLIGATIGTLTVDAISTEWLEKALPLVILAAAVYTIFHKTPDANNNASPKPCPILKRKQKFQGLILGFYDGVAGPGTGAFWTVSSMALYRLNILLASGLSKAMNFTSNLTSLITFAILGHIDWVLGLTMGVCLMAGAFVGAHSAIRFGATFIRPVFVTVVSILALKLAYEAWFVNL
- a CDS encoding primosomal replication protein produces the protein MNHFSKLKSVIDTLVGHCSQVDIGRGAYHQALFDRTLFKSRAFTLLPYALEAQATYHTILREQTTNQLTASRANYLTEKLTNQIGAIQRELANHDLRLDRKSKSGKNLNDLYNELAQHQDWQKRLVDLVRIRKLAFDSAPRHSKKKAEEAWQLAKERLERCEDSMKNIERLINLENPKRNEH
- the rsmS gene encoding pleiotropic regulatory protein RsmS, with the translated sequence MNTDHTPSPLNNAPEEVKLAVDLIYLLESNDIDPKVALAAIKIVQQDLQSKLASSI
- a CDS encoding ribosomal protein uL16 3-hydroxylase, whose translation is MYQLSFSMPEFLDNYWHKKPTILKGGFQNFVDPMSPEELAGLSMEEEVDSRFVSNLNNQWTAEHGPFSEEKFANLTETHWQLIVQAANHWHQGANQLTEAFQVLPNWLFDDLMICYSAPEGGVGPHIDQYDVFIIQGQGKRQWKVGAKDVGQYKETIQASALRQIEGFEPIIDETLEPGDILYIPPGFPHEGNTLEPSMSYSIGYRSPKEQELISNFADFVLAHDMGDVHLHDPEFKMQEGYGKIRSSDLSNLTGMLKSALEQPETIREFMGCLLSQSRHQLDIVAPEPLWTEEEIIQHLESEGEIHRVSGLKALYHEGDSNTAFINGEVVNVEKADASLLNVLCDDTVLNSATLLTSSGVTIVTDLVNKGYWFIED
- the emrD gene encoding multidrug efflux MFS transporter EmrD, coding for MSASFPLAKLTFLIAILTAVGQMTQTMYVPSIGHMAGEFFVSASSLQAVMACYLIPYGLSQFVYGPLSDRLGRKPIIIAGLIIYIIGTLVALFANDYEWFLMGSFIQGLGIGCGGAMSRTLTRDCFEGVELHRANSLISMCVIFSPLMAPVLGGYLTEAFGWRSSYLFLALFGIAVVITMMTSMMETLPKERRKHESVANSYKFVLSDKRFQGFLLVLVATFAGVAVFEAAAGVLLGGVLGLPATTVSLLFVLPIPGYLVGAGLSSYIAQRGSERRVLNVGLVAILVGSTVVLIPGLFGQTTAFTLIGGATIYFLGAGILFPAATTGALSPFPYHAGTGGAILGGMQNLGAGIATLLASFFPVQDQLPLGCLMIVMSFIVLLGLRWVNRKHDHSNEMPLAI
- a CDS encoding S9 family peptidase, coding for MNHYAQSQRVAQQTQAPVAKKVPHAMTIHGDTRIDDYYWMRDDQRQDPAILQHLEQENQYAETVLKHTEALQEQLFEEIKGRIAKDDNSVPVRKGNYYHSNNVTGDNEYPIHLRAKDFTGTDKQIILDVNALAKEHEFFSISGLAISPNENLLAYGEDTLSRRVYTIKIKDLTTGEYLKDEIEGASSAIAWQNDNQAFYYIKKDRQTLLGYQVYRHILGTDQASDELIYEETDSAYYTSLSKSKDGELVYIWHSSTETSGVSIIDANNPKATAEAFYPKETGIEYGIAKLGDWYYIYTNYQAVNFRLMKVTTEEMHDRSKWVDVIPADDNTQLVDFELFADHLVYEQRADGLSTVKVRQLSTGHEFPLEFNDSAFAAYLTGNYELDNSKVRIYYSSLTTPGTYYDFDLSTGKSELMKQTPVLGDFKADNYQSERIMVTARDGQQVPVSLVYRKSLFKKDGTNPIYQYGYGSYGSTIEPTFSSTRLSLLDRGFVYAIAHIRGSEMLGRPWYEDGKKLTKQNTFNDFVDVTKGLVEEGYGAKDKVFAVGGSAGGLLMGAIINQAPEQYRGIGAHVPFVDVVTTMLDESIPLTTNEYDEWGNPNDKAYYDYMLGYSPYDNIKLQNYPNMLVTTGLHDSQVQYFEPMKWVAKLREMKTDNNVLLFKTDMEAGHGGASGRFKRLKEDALEYAFFLDLLKTQ